The Nitrospinota bacterium genome has a segment encoding these proteins:
- a CDS encoding cobalamin-independent methionine synthase II family protein — MISARADVVGSLLRPPELLKAREELGAGRMSRAEFKAIEDRAVDEAIALQEEAGLEVVTDGEMRRLSFQSQMAAAVDGFGEYDIDAFLWGEWRGDESVGDWSKDRPTSLGVVGKLVRKRHLSAEEFTYLRARTTRTPKITLPSPSMWVNFWSPERSASAYPTLEGFLADIVDILRDEVAELVRLGATYIQLDAPHYALLLDPKTRAFYEEQGWSLDKWLSRGIEMDNAVMGQFPGVSFGFHICRGNQESRWLAEGGYDSIAKPIFRKIRAQRLLLEYDDERSGSFEPLRDVPEDKTVVLGLVSTKRPRLEPLEELTGRIKEASRLIPLERLALSPQCGFSTSIVGNLISVEDEKRKLKRVVEAARAVWG, encoded by the coding sequence ATGATTTCGGCCCGCGCTGATGTCGTTGGAAGCCTGCTTCGCCCGCCGGAGCTTCTCAAGGCCCGAGAGGAGTTGGGCGCGGGCCGGATGAGCCGGGCGGAGTTTAAAGCAATCGAGGACCGGGCGGTTGACGAGGCCATCGCGCTTCAGGAAGAGGCCGGTCTCGAAGTGGTCACCGACGGCGAGATGCGTCGGTTGTCCTTCCAGAGCCAGATGGCGGCGGCCGTTGACGGCTTCGGCGAGTACGATATAGACGCCTTCTTGTGGGGGGAGTGGCGCGGCGATGAGAGCGTGGGGGATTGGAGCAAAGATCGGCCGACGTCGCTGGGGGTCGTCGGGAAGCTCGTCCGCAAGCGCCACCTCTCGGCCGAGGAGTTCACATATTTGAGGGCCCGCACGACCCGAACGCCAAAAATTACGCTTCCGAGCCCGAGCATGTGGGTGAACTTTTGGTCGCCGGAGCGCTCCGCCTCGGCGTATCCGACGCTGGAGGGCTTCCTGGCCGATATTGTCGATATTCTGCGAGATGAAGTTGCGGAGTTAGTTCGCCTGGGCGCGACCTACATCCAGCTCGACGCGCCCCACTACGCTTTGTTGCTCGACCCCAAAACGAGGGCCTTTTACGAGGAGCAGGGCTGGAGCCTGGACAAATGGCTCAGCCGGGGGATCGAGATGGACAACGCCGTGATGGGTCAATTCCCGGGGGTTTCGTTTGGATTTCACATCTGTCGCGGAAACCAGGAGAGCCGCTGGCTGGCCGAAGGCGGTTACGACTCGATTGCAAAACCGATCTTCCGGAAGATACGCGCCCAGCGGCTCTTGCTCGAGTACGATGATGAGCGCTCGGGCTCCTTTGAGCCGTTGAGGGACGTTCCCGAAGACAAAACGGTCGTGTTAGGATTGGTCAGCACGAAGAGGCCGCGTCTGGAGCCGCTCGAAGAGCTGACGGGCCGGATTAAAGAAGCCAGCCGACTCATACCTCTCGAGCGCCTGGCGCTGAGCCCCCAGTGCGGGTTCTCCACTTCTATCGTCGGCAATCTCATCTCGGTCGAAGACGAGAAGCGGAAGCTCAAGCGGGTCGTCGAGGCCGCCCGGGCGGTCTGGGGCTGA
- a CDS encoding tetratricopeptide repeat protein: MSQNRRRMSSVMTIPLIVVLGLSFGSIALAQEARWQALYDQVEALYQQGKYREAIPLAKEALKVAEHTFGPDHQGVALSLNRLAMLYNAQGLYGDAEPLFKRSLEIYEKALGPDHPAVAVILNNLAGLYEAQGRYAEAEPLYQRALAILEKALGPDHPDVATSLNNLAGLYKAQGRYAEAEPLYKRALAILEKTLGSDHPHVAKSLN; encoded by the coding sequence ATGAGTCAAAACAGGCGACGGATGTCAAGTGTCATGACCATTCCATTGATAGTGGTCTTGGGATTGTCCTTTGGCTCCATCGCGTTGGCGCAAGAGGCGCGCTGGCAGGCGCTCTACGATCAGGTCGAAGCGTTATATCAACAAGGGAAATACCGTGAGGCCATTCCTCTTGCCAAAGAGGCTCTGAAGGTCGCCGAGCACACCTTTGGCCCCGACCATCAGGGCGTTGCCCTGAGCCTGAACCGCCTTGCAATGCTCTACAACGCTCAGGGCCTTTACGGCGATGCCGAGCCTCTCTTTAAGCGTTCGTTGGAAATTTATGAGAAGGCTCTGGGGCCCGACCATCCAGCTGTGGCCGTGATCCTGAACAACCTGGCGGGGCTCTATGAGGCCCAGGGCCGGTACGCCGAGGCCGAGCCCCTCTACCAGCGGGCCCTGGCGATTTTGGAGAAGGCCCTGGGGCCGGACCATCCCGATGTGGCCACAAGCCTGAACAACCTGGCGGGGCTCTATAAGGCCCAGGGCCGGTACGCCGAGGCCGAGCCCCTTTACAAAAGGGCGCTGGCAATTCTTGAAAAGACCCTGGGGTCAGATCACCCCCATGTGGCCAAGAGCCTCAACAA